Proteins from one Streptomyces genisteinicus genomic window:
- a CDS encoding Rossmann-like and DUF2520 domain-containing protein — translation MNATPPQEPLDARDRPARLTVGVVGAGRVGPALAAALRLAGHRPVAVSGVSDASRRRAAALLPSVPLVPPAEVMARAELVLLTVPDDALPGLVEGLAETGAVRPGMLLVHTSGRFGADVLAPATRAGALPLALHPAMTFTGTPVDVQRLAGCSFGVTAPEELRLAAEALVIEMGGEPEWIEESARPLYHAALALGANHLVTLVAQSMELLRTAGVAAPDRMLGPLLGAALDNALRSGDAALTGPVARGDAGTVAAHVAELRRHAPAAVAGYLAMARTTADRALANGMLKPELAEDLLGVLAEGDLR, via the coding sequence GTGAACGCCACACCACCACAGGAACCGCTCGATGCGCGGGACCGCCCCGCCCGGCTGACCGTGGGCGTGGTCGGAGCAGGGCGGGTCGGACCCGCGCTGGCCGCCGCGCTCCGACTCGCCGGACACCGCCCGGTCGCGGTGTCCGGCGTCTCCGACGCCTCCCGGCGCCGGGCCGCCGCCCTGCTGCCCTCGGTGCCGCTCGTACCGCCCGCCGAGGTCATGGCCAGGGCCGAACTGGTCCTGCTCACCGTCCCGGACGACGCGCTGCCCGGCCTCGTCGAGGGCCTCGCCGAGACGGGGGCCGTGCGCCCCGGGATGCTGCTGGTGCACACCTCCGGCCGGTTCGGCGCCGATGTGCTCGCCCCCGCGACCCGCGCCGGCGCCCTGCCGCTCGCCCTGCACCCCGCGATGACGTTCACCGGCACCCCGGTCGACGTCCAGCGGCTGGCGGGCTGCTCCTTCGGGGTGACCGCTCCCGAGGAGCTGCGCCTCGCCGCCGAGGCGCTGGTCATCGAGATGGGCGGCGAGCCGGAGTGGATCGAGGAGTCCGCCCGCCCGCTCTACCACGCGGCCCTCGCCCTGGGGGCCAACCACCTGGTCACGCTGGTCGCCCAGTCCATGGAGCTGCTGCGCACCGCCGGGGTGGCCGCCCCGGACCGGATGCTCGGCCCGCTGCTCGGCGCCGCCCTGGACAACGCGCTCCGCTCCGGCGACGCGGCGCTGACCGGCCCGGTCGCCCGGGGCGACGCGGGCACGGTCGCCGCGCACGTCGCCGAGCTGCGCAGACACGCTCCGGCCGCCGTCGCCGGCTATCTCGCCATGGCCAGGACGACGGCCGACCGGGCGCTCGCCAACGGCATGCTCAAGCCCGAGCTCGCCGAAGACCTGCTGGGCGTCCTCGCGGAGGGGGACCTGCGATGA